The following are encoded together in the Clostridiales bacterium genome:
- a CDS encoding spore coat associated protein CotJA: protein MMYRNMLPNKLFPFVSTFKLGKAYVPYQTISCVLEPEKAIKKGTIFPELYSSYGNKQKFI, encoded by the coding sequence ATGATGTATAGAAATATGTTACCTAATAAATTATTTCCGTTTGTAAGTACATTTAAATTGGGGAAGGCATATGTACCTTATCAAACTATATCTTGTGTTTTGGAGCCAGAAAAGGCGATAAAAAAAGGAACAATATTTCCAGAACTTTATTCTTCATATGGCAACAAACAAAAATTTATTTAA
- a CDS encoding spore coat protein CotJB, whose amino-acid sequence MCPDRQNLLKEIMAIDFFLYDLALYLDTHSGDRRALLTFNDYLKRVNAMKENYERAYGPLTYDRRTNGINWQWIDCPWPWEYSYN is encoded by the coding sequence ATGTGTCCAGATAGGCAAAATTTGTTGAAAGAAATAATGGCAATAGATTTTTTCTTGTATGATTTAGCTTTGTACTTAGATACTCATTCGGGTGACAGAAGAGCATTGTTGACATTCAATGATTATTTAAAAAGAGTTAATGCGATGAAAGAAAATTATGAAAGAGCATATGGTCCATTAACCTACGACAGAAGGACTAACGGTATTAATTGGCAATGGATAGATTGTCCTTGGCCTTGGGAATATTCATATAACTAA
- a CDS encoding manganese catalase family protein, producing the protein MWIYEKKLQYPVKIKNKNPKIAKYIISQFGGPDGELGASLRYLSQRYSMPDGVSKGVLTDVGTEELAHLEIVGTIIHQLVDGVSPKILEQEGLGAYYTDHGLGVYPQAASGVPFDAIALGVKGDPIVDLTENLAAEEKARITYEHLINICDDPDVVDPLKFLRQREIVHFQRFGETLQRVQSKLEEKKFFMFKNPCCSSM; encoded by the coding sequence ATGTGGATTTATGAAAAAAAATTGCAGTATCCTGTAAAAATAAAGAATAAGAATCCTAAAATAGCCAAGTATATAATAAGCCAGTTTGGGGGTCCAGATGGAGAGCTTGGAGCTTCACTAAGGTATTTAAGTCAAAGATATTCTATGCCAGATGGCGTATCAAAAGGAGTATTAACTGATGTAGGTACAGAAGAACTGGCACATTTGGAAATAGTGGGAACAATTATACATCAATTAGTAGATGGAGTATCTCCGAAAATCTTAGAACAAGAAGGTTTGGGAGCATATTATACAGATCATGGTTTAGGAGTTTATCCACAAGCGGCATCAGGGGTTCCATTTGATGCAATAGCGTTGGGAGTAAAAGGTGATCCTATAGTAGATTTGACTGAGAATTTGGCAGCTGAAGAAAAAGCAAGAATAACATATGAACACTTGATAAATATTTGTGATGATCCAGATGTTGTAGATCCTTTGAAATTTTTAAGACAACGAGAGATAGTACATTTCCAAAGATTTGGAGAAACATTGCAAAGAGTGCAATCAAAATTAGAAGAGAAAAAATTTTTTATGTTTAAAAATCCTTGTTGCAGTAGTATGTAA